Proteins encoded in a region of the Rhizobium sp. CC-YZS058 genome:
- a CDS encoding 50S ribosomal protein L11 methyltransferase yields the protein MADLRLFITTTETGSEQALALMSDAFEDEGYAIATMEIDEKRDVWEASLYLDFAEEEAMADRFRAVLAPLFPQAQIEREEIPDIDWIAKSLEGLTPVRAGRFLVHGSHDRDKVRAGDIAIEIDAGQAFGTGHHGTTAGCLEMIEHVVRARPVTRVLDLGTGSGVLALAVRKIKPVPVLATDIDPVATRVARENIRRNGVLTGRDGITAVSAAGFQSPAFAGHGPFDLIVANILARPLMRMAPQLAAHLEPGGAVILSGILAAQRWKVLSAYNALGLRHVRTLWRNGWVTLLLDSRRS from the coding sequence GTGGCCGATCTCCGCCTCTTCATCACCACCACCGAGACGGGCTCCGAACAGGCGCTGGCGCTGATGAGCGACGCCTTCGAGGATGAAGGCTACGCCATCGCCACCATGGAGATCGATGAAAAGCGCGATGTCTGGGAGGCCTCCCTCTATCTCGATTTTGCGGAAGAAGAGGCAATGGCGGACCGGTTCAGGGCCGTGCTCGCGCCGCTTTTCCCGCAAGCCCAGATCGAGCGGGAAGAGATTCCGGATATCGACTGGATCGCCAAGTCGCTGGAAGGGCTGACACCGGTGCGCGCCGGCCGTTTTCTCGTTCACGGCTCGCATGACCGCGACAAGGTGCGCGCCGGCGACATCGCCATCGAGATCGACGCCGGCCAGGCCTTCGGCACCGGCCACCACGGCACCACGGCCGGCTGCCTGGAGATGATCGAGCATGTGGTGCGCGCGCGCCCCGTCACCCGGGTCCTCGACCTCGGCACCGGCTCGGGCGTGCTGGCGCTGGCCGTGCGCAAGATCAAGCCGGTCCCGGTTCTCGCCACCGACATCGACCCGGTCGCCACGCGCGTCGCGCGCGAGAACATCCGCCGCAACGGCGTTCTGACCGGACGCGACGGCATCACGGCCGTCAGTGCTGCCGGCTTCCAGTCCCCCGCCTTTGCCGGCCATGGCCCCTTCGACCTGATCGTCGCCAATATTCTCGCCCGGCCGCTGATGCGCATGGCGCCGCAGCTCGCCGCCCATCTGGAGCCCGGCGGCGCCGTCATCCTCTCCGGCATTCTCGCCGCCCAGCGCTGGAAGGTCCTCTCGGCCTACAATGCGCTTGGCCTGCGGCACGTGCGCACGCTCTGGCGCAATGGCTGGGTCACCCTCCTCCTCGACAGCCGCCGCAGCTGA
- a CDS encoding SCO family protein codes for MKTLRIVLWLAVVIVAAALGWMTYQITARTETAEGGPFGVPFALVGQGGAPVTEAAFRGKPTALFFGFTHCPEVCPTTLFELDGWLKQVDPDKTKLQAYFVTVDPERDTPDVLSRYVANVSDRITGISGPADTVMAMVKGYRVYARKVPLDETKPDGDYTMDHTASVFLLDAEGRFRGTIAYGEDPATAVKKLENLAKG; via the coding sequence ATGAAAACGCTCCGCATCGTCCTCTGGCTCGCCGTCGTCATCGTGGCTGCCGCGCTCGGCTGGATGACCTATCAGATCACCGCCAGGACCGAGACGGCCGAAGGCGGGCCGTTCGGCGTGCCCTTTGCGCTTGTCGGGCAAGGCGGCGCGCCGGTGACGGAGGCGGCGTTCCGCGGCAAGCCGACCGCGCTGTTCTTCGGCTTCACCCATTGTCCCGAGGTCTGCCCGACCACCCTGTTCGAGCTGGACGGCTGGCTGAAGCAGGTCGATCCGGACAAGACGAAGCTGCAGGCCTATTTCGTAACGGTCGATCCCGAACGCGACACGCCGGACGTGCTTTCGCGCTATGTCGCCAATGTCTCGGACCGGATCACCGGCATTTCCGGCCCGGCCGACACGGTAATGGCAATGGTCAAGGGCTACCGGGTCTATGCCCGCAAGGTGCCGCTGGACGAGACAAAGCCCGACGGCGACTACACGATGGACCACACGGCCTCCGTCTTCCTGCTCGATGCCGAAGGCCGCTTCCGCGGCACGATCGCCTATGGCGAGGATCCGGCAACCGCCGTGAAGAAGCTGGAGAACCTGGCCAAGGGCTGA